Proteins encoded in a region of the Panicum hallii strain FIL2 chromosome 3, PHallii_v3.1, whole genome shotgun sequence genome:
- the LOC112886315 gene encoding protein trichome birefringence-like 34 — MKPEANPKMMVFSSPVGLRSIINSLVAFSIIVGSVTLLFYQGQEGQVPMVVEHEHQKTQVQLEAEHHEQLRAKEAPVPLTAELPDATKEECNWSTGRWAYDNVSRPLYSGLKCAFIFPELSCDKYGRKDVMYQHWRWQPYGCNLPRFNATRLLEKLRNKRLVFVGDSLNRNQWVSLVCMVEASIPDNRLKMRVCNGSLISFKAFEYNATIDFYWSPLLVESNSDDPIIHRVEYRIIRADRIEKHANAWRDADIIIFNSYVWWRKHKDDMRMKVMYGSFENGDARLEEVEMLDGFEIALKKLTEWLGENIDKNKTRIFFAGSSPTHSWASCWGGVDRNKCLNETEPIYKVGYKAAGTDYSMMDKAKSYFGTLEKKGIRFDILNITELSDYRKDGHPTVFRKQFAPLTKEQMANPASYADCTHWCLPGVPDVWNEFLYGYLMYK; from the exons ACTCCCTAGTTGCCTTCTCCATCATTGTTGGCTCCGTCACCTTATTGTTCTACCAAGGCCAGGAAGGGCAGGTGCCAATGGTGGTCGAGCATGAACACCAAAAAACGCAGGTGCAGCTGGAGGCTGAGCACCATGAACAACTGAGAGCGAAGGAAGCACCTGTGCCGTTGACAGCTGAGCTCCCAGATGCCACTAAGGAGGAGTGCAATTGGTCAACAGGACGGTGGGCCTACGACAACGTGTCCCGCCCATTGTACTCTGGACTCAAGTGCGCCTTCATCTTCCCTGAGTTGTCTTGCGACAAATATGGCAGGAAGGATGTCATGTACCAGCACTGGAGATGGCAACCTTATGGATGCAACCTTCCTAG ATTCAATGCCACCAGGCTGCTTGAAAAGCTGAGAAACAAGAGATTGGTGTTTGTGGGCGACTCACTCAACAGGAACCAATGGGTTTCCCTGGTGTGCATGGTGGAGGCTTCTATACCTGACAACAGGCTCAAGATGCGTGTTTGCAATGGCTCACTCATCTCCTTCAAGGCATTT GAATACAATGCGACaatcgacttctactggtcgcCGCTGCTGGTGGAGTCCAACAGTGATGACCCCATTATCCACCGTGTGGAGTACAGGATTATAAGGGCAGACAGAATCGAGAAGCATGCCAATGCCTGGAGGGATGCTGACATCATTATCTTCAATTCTTACGTGTGGTGGAGGAAGCATAAGGATGACATGAGGATGAAGGTCAT GTATGGTTCATTTGAGAATGGTGATGCAAGGTTAGAGGAAGTAGAAATGCTGGATGGTTTCGAGATAGCTCTCAAGAAATTAACCGAGTGGCTGGGCGAGAACATCGATAAGAACAAGACTAGAATCTTTTTCGCAGGATCATCACCTACACATTCCTG GGCTAGCTGCTGGGGTGGAGTGGACAGGAACAAATGCCTTAATGAGACAGAACCGATCTACAAAGTTGGATATAAAGCGGCAGGGACAGATTACAGTATGATGGATAAGGCTAAGTCGTATTTTGGGACGTTGGAGAAGAAGGGCATACGCTTCGATATACTGAATATCACCGAGTTGTCTGACTACCGCAAGGACGGACACCCGACGGTGTTCAGGAAACAATTCGCCCCTCTGACAAAAGAACAGATGGCGAACCCAGCCAGCTACGCGGATTGCACGCACTGGTGCCTCCCGGGTGTTCCTGATGTCTGGAACGAGTTCTTGTACGGCTACCTCATGTACAAATGA